The Prosthecomicrobium sp. N25 nucleotide sequence ATCTGAGCGAGAGAAAAGACCATGTATGAAGTTCCCAGTGCTTCGTGTTCGCGTCAGGGAATCGCCGAAGACTTCCAGCAGATCCGAGACGTTGCGCAGGCCATCCGTGAAATGGCGGAGCGCTACCGGCGCTACGCTGAAGACCTCCGGGCGTTTCATCTGAAATCCTGATCACCGAAGGGGCTGGGCGGAGCCCCTCGGTCGAGCCATCCCGGCGCGGAATGGCGTGGGTGGGGCGGACGGATCGCTGGACGCGGGGCCTCGCTTTCGATTCAATCGCGCCATGACGATTCGGGTCCCCGGATTCAGCGACGAGCGTGCCGACCGGCCCGTGCTCGGCGTCGTTCGGTCCGTCACGGGGCGGTCCTGGCGCGAGCGCCTCGACATCGCAGGCGAGGCCCGGGCCCTGGCGGTGACCCAGCGCCATGACATCGACCAGATGATCGCCCGCATCATCGTCGGACGCGGCGTGGACCTGGCGGCCGCCGCCGGCTTCCTCGACCCGAACCTCAAGAGCCTGATGCCGGACCCGTCGGTCCTGACCGACATGGATGCCGCCGCAGCGCGGCTCGCCGACGCCGTCCTGCGCGGCGAGGCCGTTGCGCTCTTCGGCGACTACGACGTGGACGGCGCCACCAGCACGGCCATCCTCGGCCGCTACCTCCGGGCGGTCGGCCTCGACCCCACCGTCTACATCCCCGATCGCCTCATCGAGGGCTACGGCCCCAATCCGGAGGCGATCCGCACCCTCGCGCGCGGCGGCGCCCGCCTCCTGGTGACGCTCGACTGCGGCTCCACGGGGTTCGAGGCCCTCGAGGAGGCGCGGCGAGTCGGCCTCGACACCGTGGTCCTGGACCATCACCAGTGCGGCGTCGCCCTCCCGCCCGCCGTGGCCCTCGTCAACCCGAACCGCCAGGACGACCTGTCCGGTCTCGGCTACCTGGCCGCCGCGGGCGTCGCCTTCATGGCCGTGGTGGCGTTGAACCGGGAGTTGCGGCGGCGAGGTTTCTTCCGGGAGCGGCGCGAGCCGGACCTCCTCGCGCTCCTCGACCTGGTCGCTCTCGGGACCGTGGCGGACGTCGTCCCCCTGGTCGGCCTCAACCGGGCCTTCGTGGTGAAGGGCCTCGTCGCCGCCCGCGCGCGCGGCAACACCGGGCTCGCCGCCCTCGCCACTATGGCGCGCCTCAGCGGCCCGGTCGGCTGCTATCACCTCGGCTTCCTCATAGGGCCGCGCATCAACGCCGGTGGCCGCATCGGCAACGCCTCCCTGGGGGCCCGGCTCCTCGCAACCGACGACCCGCTGGAGGCCGAACGCATCGCCACCGAGCTCGACCGGCTCAATCGGGAGCGCCAGGTGATCGAGGCCGAGATGCTGGCGGAAGCGCTCGCCGCGGTCGAGGCCGGCGGGGACCCCGGTCCGGTCGTGGTCACCGGATCCGACACGTGGCACCCGGGCGTCGTCGGCCTCATCGCCGCGCGCCTGAAGGAACGCTGGCGTCGCCCGGCCTTCGCGGTCGCCTTCGACCGCGGCCCGGTCGGGACCGGATCGGGTCGCTCGATTCCCGGCGTCGACCTCGGCGCGGCCGTCCGCTCGGCCGTGGAGGCCGGTATCCTGGTCAAGGGCGGCGGCCACGCCATGGCGGCCGGGGTAACCCTGGACCGCGCACGCCTCGACGCCTTCCGGGACCACGTGGCGGACCGGGTCGGCAGCGCCGTGGAGGCCGAACTGGCCATCGCCGACCTCCCGGTCGACGGCGTCCTCTCGGGCGGGGCGGCGAGCCCGGCCTTCGTGGACATGGTGGAGCGCGCCGGTCCTTACGGCGCCGGGCATCCGGAGCCCGTCTTCGTCTTCCCCGCCCACCGCGTGACTTATGCCGAGGAGGTCGGCCAGGGACACGTGCGTCTCGCACTGGCCTCCGGCGACGGATGCAATCTCAAGGCGATCGCATTCCGGGCCCGGGGCGAGCCCCTCGGCGACGCCATCATGGCCTCCCGCGGGCGCGGGCTACATGTGGCCGGCAGCCTGTCCCTGGACCACTGGCAGGGTGATGCAAGAGTGCAACTGCGCGTCGTCGACGTCGCGGTCCCGGAGCGCAGAGGCTTGTAACCCCACAGAAATGCGGGTTACTGCGAGTGTGAATTAACCCATTGGTAAGCCCGCCGTTGAACTCTGTGGGTCGGGGAACATCGAGTAGCGAGTTCGGGGGCGAGATGGCATACCGGGGAGAGACGTCGGACGTGATCGCGATGGTGCCGCAGGCGCCCGTGCTGGACCTGGCGCCCGTGGAAGTTGCGAAGCCGACTGTCGCGCCGAAAGATATGCGCCGCGTCCGCTTCGCGATCGGCATGGTGATCCTGCTCGCCGCGCTGGATCTCTGCCTCTACCTGCCGCGCGTCTTCTGAGCGCTCAGGCGATTTCGGCAACGACTTCCGCGGAGCCTGCGAGTAGCCGGTCCACATCCTGGCGCGTCGTCGTGGGCGCGACCAGCATCATGCCGTGGAACGGCGTGACGACCAGGCCGCGGTTGAGGAGGGCGAGGCGGATGGCGCCCTCGATCGCCGGCTCGCCGATGCGGCCGGCTTCGCCGCCGGTCCGGGGCGGGGCGGGGGCGAGCATGAATTCAACGCGCGCTCCCACGGCGGTCACGCACCAGGGCAGGTTCGCCCCGCGGATGACGGCGCGCAGCCCTTCCGCAAGCTCCGCGGCCAGGTCCGTCATGTGCGCGTAGGCGGCATCTGTCATGACCTCCGCGAGCGTCGCCCGCATGGCCGCGAAGGCGAGGGCGTTGGCGGACAGGGTCGTGCCCAGGCCCGAATAGCCCGGATCGGCCGCCCGCGCCGCCGCCATGCCCTTCGCCACCTCCCGGGTGAACCCGTAGACCGCGGCCGGGATGCCGCCCGCCACCGGCTTGCCCAGGACGAAGAAGTCGGGGTCCAGTCCGTGGGCGCGCGTGTAGCCGCCAGGGCCCGTCGAGATCGTGTGGGTCTCGTCGATGGCGAGCAGGGTGCCCGCCTCGCGCGTCACGCGCCGCAGGGCCTCGTGCATGCCGGGCTCCGGCAGCACCATGCCGATGTTGGTCATCACCGGTTCGGCGAGCACCAGCGCCACTTGGCGGTCCGACAGGGCGGCCTCCAGCGCCGGCACGTCGTTGAACTCGACGACCCGCGTGTGCCGGCGGACGTCGTAGACCTGCCCCATCAGCCCCGGCCGGAGCCTCGGCCCCTCGGGACCGAGCCGCACGTGAACGTCGTCCACCATGCCGTGGTAGGCGCCGTTGAAGACCAAGATGTCGGGACGGCCGGTGAGCGCCCGGGCCCAGCGGATCACCGCCCGGTTCGCGTCGCTGGCGCTGAGGGTCGCCTGCCAGACCGGCAGTCCGAAGCGCTCGGCCAGTAGGCGCCCGACCTCGGGGACCAGCGTCGACGGGAGCATGGCCGTGAGGCCGCGGGCCGCCTGCTCGGCGACCGCCCGGACCACGGGCGGCGGCGAATGGCCGAACATCGCACCGGTATCGCCGAGGCAGAAATCGACATGCTCGATCCCGTCCGCGTCGATGAGCGTCGACCCTTGCGCGGATCCCAGGAAGAGCGGGAAGGGCAGGCCCCAATCGCTCATCCAGTGCAGGGGCACACCGTCGAACCAGTGGGCTCGCGCCTCGGCGGCGAGGGCGGCCGAGCGGGGCCGCCGGGCGGAATAGGCTGCGCGCTCTCGCTCGATCAGGCCGCGGAGCCGGTCGGGGTCGACGCCGTGCCGGAGGATCGCGGCCGGGTCGGAGATCGGACTGTCGGACATGGTCGGTCCCCGGGGCGAGACGACACGCGCCGCCCTCCACGGGGGCCCGGCGCGCGCGAATCACGAAACGCGGGAGAGCGAGATCACCTCACCATCAGGCCCGCAAGGGCAAGTCCGGCGAGACAGGCGATCAGGGCCAGCTCGAAGGGGCTGGGCACGGAGAAATGGCCGAACACACGCTTGATCTGCTGCACGGATACGACCCGGGTTGGTCCTGGAGGGGAGCGCCGAAAATACAGCGCAATCCGCGACATAAAGCAAAGCCATGAATCCTGTATTACAGTAGATGTTGCAAAACGGTCACAGTCGCGCCCGATTGCCCTCACCACTGCGCGAGCCGCCCATCGGCCACCCGCGGGGGGCCCCTTCCGGGCGCTGATTTGCGCGGCCGCCAGGCTCCGCCTACCATTGCGGCGGCGTCCGACGGAGCGGCCGGAGGGCAGGCGGCATGGTGATCGACGCGGTATCCGGACGGGCCGGAGGGCCCCGGGAAGGTCCTGCGGTGGAGGCCGGGCCGGTGCGGCGCGGACTGGTCCTGGACGCGCGTATCCTGGAGATCACCGACAAGGGCACCGCGCGCCTGTCGACGCGCCTGGGCGAGGCCGAGGTCCCGCTCGCCGCCCTGCGCGAGGCGGCGCGGCAGCCCGGTGCGGCCGTCCGCGTATCGGTGGAGGCCGTCGACCGGGACACCGGTCGGGTGACGCTGTCCGTCGGGCCGGAGCCGGCCCCGATTGCCGCCGCCTCGGACCCGGCTCTCCTGCGCCAGCGCGCTCTGGCCGAAGCCGCCGCTCGCGCCCTCTCGCGCCAGACCGGACTGGCCACGCTCTACGCCACGGTGGAACGGCTGGCCGCACTGCCCCCGGAGGCCCTGCCGCACACCTTGCGCGCGGCCGTCTCCGCCGTCCTCACCCAGCGCCTCGAGGCCTCGCCGCAGGCCGTCCCCGAGGCGGTCCGACGGGCGGTCGCCGGATCGGGCATCTTTCTGGAGTCCGGCCTCGCCGCCGGCCGGCCCGTCGCGGAAACGGCCCCGGACCTCAAGGCCGCGCTGGTCCGCCTGACGGCCGCGCTGGGAGACTACCTCGCCGCCCCGTCCGATCCCGAGCCGGCCGAGACCGCTGCGCCCACCCCGTCCGCGCCGCCGGCCGGAGGCGGGGAGGGGCAGGGTCGGACGCCCGTGCCCACCCCCGGCCCGGCCACGGGCGAGCCCGCGCCGACCGCCCCCGAGGCGCAGCCCGCCGCCGCCGCGAAGCTCGCCGCCGGACCCGCGGCGGCCGAGTCGCCGTCCGATGGGGTGGCGCTCGTACGTCCCCCGCTGCTCGCCCCCTCGGGCGGTCCGCAGGGGCAGGGTCCCTTCGGGACACCGGGGACCGGCCCGGCCGTCTCGGTCTCACCGGCCACGGTCACCTCAGGAGGGCCGCCGGGCGGCGCCGACGATGGCCCTGCGGGCGTCGCCGAAGGCCGGCCGGCACCGCTGGCCACGCCACCGGAGACGATCCCGCCCTCCGCGACCCGACCGCCCCCGTCGATCCCGGGGCAGGGCGCCGCGCCCGCTGGGCAGCTCCTCCCGCCTGCCGCGCCCGGTGCCGCACAGGCCCCCGCGCCCGCCACCGCTCCGGCCCTTGCGCCTGCCGCCACCTTTGCCGCCGAAAGCGAACCGGTCAGGTCGGTCCCGTCCCCGCCGATCCTCCCGATCGGCCCTGCCGATCCCTTGAAGCGGCCGGCCGACGCATCTTCCGCCACCCTCTCCGCGGCGGCCCCGGTCGCCACCCGGCCGGAGGTCCCCGCGCGCCCCGGCGCCCCAGGGCCGGAGCCGCAGATCCTGCCGCCTCCGGTGCGCCCGCCCGGCGACGGACCCGAGATCCGCCTGGCGGATGCCCGCATGCTCGCGCAGGTGCTGTCCGTGCTGCGGCCGTTGAGCGAGGCCCTCGGCCGCGCCCCGGCCCGCATGTCCCAGACCGGTGCGGCCCCTGCGCGCGCCCCCGCCGAGCCCGGACAGCGCGAGGCGCCGCGCGACGGGCAGGCGCCGCCTCCGCCTCTGCGCGGCGGCCCGACGCGCGGCGAGCCGCCGACCCCGTCCCATCTGGCCGGGGATGCCCAGCCCCGCGACCTCGCCAGGGCCGCGCTCGGCGAAGCCGAAGGCGCCCTCTCGCGCATCACGCTGAGCCAGATCGCCTCCGTGCCCCCGGACCCGGAAGCCCCCGCCGCCGGCGCAGCCGCGCAGGCCGCGCCGCCGCCGGCCCAGTGGACCTTCGAGGTCCCGGTCCGCCTGCCCGAGGGCACCGGGGTGGCCCAGTTCCAGGTCGAGCGCGACGGACGCGGCGCCGCCGCCGAGGCCGACGGGCCGACCTGGCGCATCCGCTTCTCGGTCGACATCGCCCTCGTGGGTCCCGTTCACGCGCGGCTGAGCCTCGTCGGCCAGCACCTGTCGGTCGGGATCTGGACCGAACGGCCGGAGGCGGCCGATCTTCTCGCCGTCGAGGTCGCCCATCTGCGCCAGGCGCTCGAGGGCGCCTCTCTCGCCGTCGACGAGATCCACCTCGCCGCCGGACGCCCGCCCCAGGCCGGGGACGCGGCCCCGGGCGCCGGCCGCTTCGTGGACCGCAGCGCATGACCGACGACGCCGACCCGCCAGCCCGCAGCCGCCTCGCCGTCGCGCTCGCCTACGAGGAGGGCAGCGCCCCGCGCGTGGTCGCCACCGGTCGCGGCGCCGTCGCCGAGCGGATCGTCGAGACCGCGGTGGCGAGCGGCGTCGCCATCGAGGAGAACCCCGTGCTCGCCGAGGCGCTTGCCCGCATCGAGCTCGACCAGGAGATCCCCGAGGCGCTCTACCGCGCGGTCGCCGAGGTGATCGCCTTCGTGATCCGCGCCCGCGACCGCATCCGCTAGCCGCCCCGGCTCAGTACTCCACGACGCCGTCGAGGGCGTAGTGCTTGACCGTCTTCCGGTTGGCGATCAGCTCGTCGATCGTCGGCTCGCCCTTCATGGCGCGCGCGATGGCGAGCTTGGTGGCCTCGTAGTTGGTGCGGTAGAGGTCCGCCCGGTCGAGGTTCGGGTCCTCCGCGCAGCGCGGGTCGAGCCACACCATCACGATCATGCAGAGGTCGTCGAGGCCGTCCTTCGGCAGGGTGCCCTCGATCACGCAGTCCAGGATGGCGTCGCCGATGGCGCCCTGCACGACGCCACCGAGGAGCTCGACATACTCCGCCGTATGGATCGTCGCCTTGGTGGTCATCATCGTGGCGGGGCGGACCATCTGGTTGAGGTCGCGCACCACGAACATGCGGGTATGGCCGACCGCCTGGCCCATCATGGCCGCGAAGCCCTGGCCGACCGGCCCGCGCACCGACCCGATCAGCACCTCCGGCATGGCGTCCGTCGCCTGCCCCTCGGCCGCCAGCACGGTCGCCTCGCCGGTCCGGAACCAGATCTCGCTCATGGCACTCGTCCTCTCCTGTTGCCCGCCGCCCGCATAGCCCGCGCGGCCGGAGAGGTCGAGTGCGGCAATCGGGCGCGAGGCGGCCCGCGTACCTTTCGGAATTACCTTGAAAGATGTACAAATTCGCGACTGCAACTACAGACTGGTGACGGAAATGGAGGAAATCTGCGACGCCCTCTTGGTCGATGGGCCTATGGATGTATTCGAAAGAATAATTAATGAAAAGAATCGTATGACTTCAAGTATAGAATTCTGGCAGGATAAAAACAAGTGGCTCCGAGAAGGGCTGATTTTACATTCTTATGGCCAGTATGTTGGCGCTGAGCGGATCTATCTTGCTCCGCCATCCATGCCGGAGGCAGACGGCTTTATTACGAGAGGTAATACACGAACCGCGGTTCAGATCAGCGAGGTCGTGGCAAGGGGAAGAAAGAGGCATAAGGAGTATAAGGAGGCGGAGACATGTGGCAAGAAAGTGGAACCGATCGAGAATTGTGATCTCGCGTCGGCTATCGAGGATCTCGGTTCACGCATTGAATGCAAACTGCGCGCGATTAGCTTAGATGTCGATCTGGCAATATACCTCAATGTTCAAGGAACAATGTATTGCTCGGAAGCCGATATTCGTCGGCACGTGTCATCGAGTATATCAAAGTACAGCGAAAGCCAGCGAAGGATTGCGGTCTGGGTTTTGCGGAGATATTGGCTCACCAACTACGGATCCTGAGTTCCATCACGTGCACAGCCCGATCAGCCGGTCCAGGAAGGCCTCGCACTTGGATAGTTCGGAGAGCGCGATGAACTCGTTCGGCCGGTGCGCCTGCTCGATGTGGCCGGGGCCGACCACCACGCTCGGGATGCCGGCCATGTGGACGAAGAGGCCGGCCTCCGTGCCGTACGCGACCTTGGCGTGGTCGTTGCGCGCGGCGAGCCGCTTGGCGATGGCGACGATCTCGGACTCGGCCGGCGTGTCGAAGCCCGGGAAGCCGTTGGCGAGCTCGATGTCGATGCCCGTGGTGGGGTCGACGGCCTTCATCCGCGGCTCCAGCACGTCCCGCGCGTAGGCCCGCACCTCGTCCTCGAAGGGCTGGTGCGATGATCCCGGCAGCATCCGGAACTCGAACACGAAGCTGCACCGCTCCGGCACGATGTTGAGCACCGTCCCGCCCTGGATGACGCCCGTGTGGGCGGTCGAGAAGGGGATGTCGTAGGCCTCGTCGCGCAGGCCCTCTGCGGCGAAGCGGTCGGCGATCTCGCGGATCTTCACGACCATCATGGCGGCGAAGTCGATGGCGTTGACGCCCTGCGGCGCCAGCGAGGAATGGCAGGGCCGGCCCCGCACGGTGACCCGGTAGTTGTGCTTGCCCTTGTGGGCGACGATCACCTGCATGCCGGTCGGCTCGCCGACCAGGGTCGCGATCGGCTTGACGGGCGCGAGCTCGCCGAGCTTTTCCAGGAGGTAGCGCACGCCGATGCAGCCGACCTCCTCGTCATGGCTGAAGCACAGGTGGATCGGCGTACGGAGGCCTGCCGCGGTCATCGCCGGCACCTTGGCGAGCATGGCGGCCAAAAAACCCTTCATGTCCGTCGTGCCGCGGCCGTAGAGGCGGCCGTCCTGCTCGGTGAGGCGGAACGGATCCGTCGCCCAGTCCTGGCCGTCGACCGGCACCGTGTCCGTGTGCCCGGACAGGATGTAGCCCGGCCGGTCCTCCGGCCCGATCGTCGCCCACAGGTTCGCCTTGGTGCCGGTCGGGTCGTAGACCCGCTTCGAGGCGACCCCATGCCGCGCGAGGTAGTCCTCCACCCAGCCGATGAGGTCGAGGTTGGAGTTCCGGCTCGTCGTGTCGAAGGCGATGAGCGCGGCGAGGATCTCGGCAGTGGTCGACGGCATGATCGGCGCTGATTCCCTGGCTTCGTGACGCGGCTGGTCGGCGGGAGGACGAAGGATAGGGGATCGGGCGGCCCCCGGCCAGCCCGTGTGGCGGGCAGCGGCTGCCCGCGCCGGTCAGCCGCCGAACCGGGCGCCGAGGTCCGCTAGGGCGCCCGCGAAGGGGTGGAAGGTGAAGCGGATCTCGTGCCGCCCCGCCGGCACCCGCACGGCCCGGAAGATCGCGTTCGCCTTCAGGATCGGCGCGGGCGCGCCGTCCACGCTGGCCCGCCACCAGCGATGCCACACGTCGTTCAGCACGACCCACCCCGCCTGCGGGGTGTCGACCGTCACCACGACCTCGGTGTGGTGGTAGGCCGTGATGGTCACCTTCGCGTCGACCGGCGCGGCCGGCGCCGGCGCCGCTACGGCGTCCGGCGTGCCCGCCTCGAGGATCACCTCCCGCGTCGGGTCAAAGCCTTCCGGCCAGGCGCCGGTCGCCAGCAGGCCCGCGAAGTCCGCCGTCCGCGCGCCTGTCACGAAGAGCGCCCGCGGCAGCGCCTTGCGGTTCTCGTAGATGCGGGTGTCGCCGAAGGTCGCGACCTCCACGATGGAGCCCCGGTCGTAGCCCGGGTCCATGGCGGCGAGCGGCACCCCCGCCGCGATCCAGCGCAGGCCCAGGAGGTTCGCCATGGTGGAGGAGTAGGAGGGGAACATCGGCACGAAGAGCCGCTGGTCCGGCAGGCCGACGGTGTCCTGCGCGCCCGTCGCCTGCTGGTAGACCTTGAGCCGCAGCGGATTGTAGCCGAGCGTGTGGTCGAGCCGGTGGACCATCGAGGCGTTCGGCCAGTGGAAGCCGAGCCCCGCCAGTTCGACGCGGTCGCGCCGGGCGCCCGACGCTGTCTCGCGGGTGCGGGCCTTCAGGTATTCGATGACCGGGTCGGCGCCCTTCGGGTCGAGCGCCCGGAAGGTCTCCGGCGGGTAGGCGGTCGATTCGTTCGGCGCGTTGTTGAAGTGCAGGTCCGCGGCCGTGTAGCCGCCGAGGAGGAGCACCACCAGCACGGCCGCCCGCCGGTCGAGCACCAGCGCGAGCA carries:
- the argE gene encoding acetylornithine deacetylase; translation: MPSTTAEILAALIAFDTTSRNSNLDLIGWVEDYLARHGVASKRVYDPTGTKANLWATIGPEDRPGYILSGHTDTVPVDGQDWATDPFRLTEQDGRLYGRGTTDMKGFLAAMLAKVPAMTAAGLRTPIHLCFSHDEEVGCIGVRYLLEKLGELAPVKPIATLVGEPTGMQVIVAHKGKHNYRVTVRGRPCHSSLAPQGVNAIDFAAMMVVKIREIADRFAAEGLRDEAYDIPFSTAHTGVIQGGTVLNIVPERCSFVFEFRMLPGSSHQPFEDEVRAYARDVLEPRMKAVDPTTGIDIELANGFPGFDTPAESEIVAIAKRLAARNDHAKVAYGTEAGLFVHMAGIPSVVVGPGHIEQAHRPNEFIALSELSKCEAFLDRLIGLCT
- the fae gene encoding formaldehyde-activating enzyme, with the protein product MSEIWFRTGEATVLAAEGQATDAMPEVLIGSVRGPVGQGFAAMMGQAVGHTRMFVVRDLNQMVRPATMMTTKATIHTAEYVELLGGVVQGAIGDAILDCVIEGTLPKDGLDDLCMIVMVWLDPRCAEDPNLDRADLYRTNYEATKLAIARAMKGEPTIDELIANRKTVKHYALDGVVEY
- a CDS encoding flagellar hook-length control protein FliK; amino-acid sequence: MRRGLVLDARILEITDKGTARLSTRLGEAEVPLAALREAARQPGAAVRVSVEAVDRDTGRVTLSVGPEPAPIAAASDPALLRQRALAEAAARALSRQTGLATLYATVERLAALPPEALPHTLRAAVSAVLTQRLEASPQAVPEAVRRAVAGSGIFLESGLAAGRPVAETAPDLKAALVRLTAALGDYLAAPSDPEPAETAAPTPSAPPAGGGEGQGRTPVPTPGPATGEPAPTAPEAQPAAAAKLAAGPAAAESPSDGVALVRPPLLAPSGGPQGQGPFGTPGTGPAVSVSPATVTSGGPPGGADDGPAGVAEGRPAPLATPPETIPPSATRPPPSIPGQGAAPAGQLLPPAAPGAAQAPAPATAPALAPAATFAAESEPVRSVPSPPILPIGPADPLKRPADASSATLSAAAPVATRPEVPARPGAPGPEPQILPPPVRPPGDGPEIRLADARMLAQVLSVLRPLSEALGRAPARMSQTGAAPARAPAEPGQREAPRDGQAPPPPLRGGPTRGEPPTPSHLAGDAQPRDLARAALGEAEGALSRITLSQIASVPPDPEAPAAGAAAQAAPPPAQWTFEVPVRLPEGTGVAQFQVERDGRGAAAEADGPTWRIRFSVDIALVGPVHARLSLVGQHLSVGIWTERPEAADLLAVEVAHLRQALEGASLAVDEIHLAAGRPPQAGDAAPGAGRFVDRSA
- a CDS encoding aspartate aminotransferase family protein, which codes for MSDSPISDPAAILRHGVDPDRLRGLIERERAAYSARRPRSAALAAEARAHWFDGVPLHWMSDWGLPFPLFLGSAQGSTLIDADGIEHVDFCLGDTGAMFGHSPPPVVRAVAEQAARGLTAMLPSTLVPEVGRLLAERFGLPVWQATLSASDANRAVIRWARALTGRPDILVFNGAYHGMVDDVHVRLGPEGPRLRPGLMGQVYDVRRHTRVVEFNDVPALEAALSDRQVALVLAEPVMTNIGMVLPEPGMHEALRRVTREAGTLLAIDETHTISTGPGGYTRAHGLDPDFFVLGKPVAGGIPAAVYGFTREVAKGMAAARAADPGYSGLGTTLSANALAFAAMRATLAEVMTDAAYAHMTDLAAELAEGLRAVIRGANLPWCVTAVGARVEFMLAPAPPRTGGEAGRIGEPAIEGAIRLALLNRGLVVTPFHGMMLVAPTTTRQDVDRLLAGSAEVVAEIA
- a CDS encoding EscU/YscU/HrcU family type III secretion system export apparatus switch protein → MTDDADPPARSRLAVALAYEEGSAPRVVATGRGAVAERIVETAVASGVAIEENPVLAEALARIELDQEIPEALYRAVAEVIAFVIRARDRIR
- the recJ gene encoding single-stranded-DNA-specific exonuclease RecJ, whose product is MTIRVPGFSDERADRPVLGVVRSVTGRSWRERLDIAGEARALAVTQRHDIDQMIARIIVGRGVDLAAAAGFLDPNLKSLMPDPSVLTDMDAAAARLADAVLRGEAVALFGDYDVDGATSTAILGRYLRAVGLDPTVYIPDRLIEGYGPNPEAIRTLARGGARLLVTLDCGSTGFEALEEARRVGLDTVVLDHHQCGVALPPAVALVNPNRQDDLSGLGYLAAAGVAFMAVVALNRELRRRGFFRERREPDLLALLDLVALGTVADVVPLVGLNRAFVVKGLVAARARGNTGLAALATMARLSGPVGCYHLGFLIGPRINAGGRIGNASLGARLLATDDPLEAERIATELDRLNRERQVIEAEMLAEALAAVEAGGDPGPVVVTGSDTWHPGVVGLIAARLKERWRRPAFAVAFDRGPVGTGSGRSIPGVDLGAAVRSAVEAGILVKGGGHAMAAGVTLDRARLDAFRDHVADRVGSAVEAELAIADLPVDGVLSGGAASPAFVDMVERAGPYGAGHPEPVFVFPAHRVTYAEEVGQGHVRLALASGDGCNLKAIAFRARGEPLGDAIMASRGRGLHVAGSLSLDHWQGDARVQLRVVDVAVPERRGL